In Candidatus Cloacimonadota bacterium, a single genomic region encodes these proteins:
- the rpsU gene encoding 30S ribosomal protein S21: MPTVVAKENESFDYLLKRFKKKCEKAAILSEIKKHQAYEKPSVKKKREANAARRKMLKIQRRMQRFMK, translated from the coding sequence TTGCCGACAGTAGTAGCCAAAGAGAACGAATCTTTCGATTATCTGTTGAAGCGCTTTAAAAAGAAATGCGAAAAAGCCGCAATTCTTTCGGAAATAAAGAAGCATCAGGCATACGAGAAGCCCAGCGTAAAAAAGAAACGCGAGGCAAATGCTGCACGTCGCAAGATGCTGAAAATTCAGCGTCGGATGCAACGTTTTATGAAATAA